The nucleotide window AagagttctgcgtaatgaaaataagcgcattgaatggattcagtcatgttcaaatgaccgataaacgtttgtcatgacatctctcttattaattattgtaaagggtaagtttaaggctatctaggtgtagacgtaaattatacacaatctaacaggtagaaaatttaattagaaacatttaaacttttcagAACGCAGCAAGTGCACTGCTGGTCATGCACAGCCTTTCTTGTAACAAAATTGAAAGCTAAGCCAAAATGgagaaacagctgatcatagGTGTACAAggatatccttttttttttaatgaatttaattaattttttgtgcTGGAAATCCATTGATTTGatagggtcacacagtggagtcagctgtcttaaccatccgtggtttgtgtactgcaaacacatatgagcgtcactgtgtctgtcacgcaaCTCTGTTcctcaatctgactttgctgcagacGGGAATTGAGCTTCTGGTtacgtctggtcagaggagaacttgccccccaactgagcctggtttctcccaagcaGGGCCGGCTTTGCCGACAGGCGACACAGGCAGCCACCTGGGGCACCATCTGCTGGACGTGGCGCAAAATTgcagaattatataaaaaattttttttaattaaatgtacgtATTGTATTATGAAAGCTGCGCACAAGCAGTTGTTTTTTCCGGGGTGGGGGCTCTCTTGCCTTGGGCACCAAATAACCTAGAGCCGGCCCtgctcccaaggttttttttcgccattctgtcaccgatggagttttggttcctttccgctgtcgcctctggcttagttggggtcacttcatttacagcgatactgttgacttgattacaaattaTTGCAAAGATACGACATCTCTGAAttcaatgattaaataaataatggtgacttgactctttaggcttgaactgatggtaaaactaaggacattattaacggTTTTACATGTATTCTGAAAGATGAAACTCGCAATTATGCAAAGGAGCATTACATTTCTGATGAGTGCTTgtagtgttcggccaatcacaagtattgggtcagctggccaatcagagcaggggGAAGGAAGAACTAAATGCATATATGAGAGAGGCATTTCCTGCACTTCCACTCTGCAGGGTGTCCGTGtatgtctgtttctcaggagatcaaagtatctgagGTTCTTTTAATTTACAATTGCTTAAAGTAGTAAGCAGTGGAAAGTTATCACTAGTTAGTACAGATCAGCTGGTGAGGTGAGTACAAGTTTGTAAAGCAGTATTTGATCTGAAAAACTCAAGTTAAACtcaatttaaattaatgtttatttaaaaatattttcattgtttaatAATATTGAATAGTTGCATTTCTCTAATTGCTTATTTTCCATACATTTAAGCAATGTTCCtactattttcttttgtttttttcttgttgagCAAAACTTTTCTCTATTGGTTAGACATTTCGGCAGCCTgagcaaaaacatgttttataccTTTATATCTGTACAGCGCACACACAAATAAACTGTAACTTTTAactgtaatgttttttatacttGATTGAATCTTTTTAGAGTTCTCTCGTTTTAGATTACCTGAGAAagtattttttacagtgctgGGTCACCAAGAaactctaataaaaaataataataaaaaaccctgACATAGAACAGTTCAATgctcaattataataatataatgtaatataattaatatatagctaatattttaaaaatgaagcagAATTATCTTTTTGAGATCAACTTTTTATTAgtcttataatttataaaaaagcaaatgtttttttataaatatttaaaacaaaagtataTTAGAGTTTGCACACTGCTACACCTGTAAATGTCTAATAGTTTTGTTACTGTTCTGTGCACATCATCTGCTATTTCCAGCACTTAATCAAGCCACACTGCATTGGTTCTTGTGTTGAGCTCTTTCATCCGCAACTATTtgcaattatttcacatttactaGAATTCTCTCAAAAGGCTTTCCCGAAATATTATTGTGCTTGTCACACATTATTCCTTCTGTTGGGACTGCACAGCTTAGAGGGAACATTGTTCATAAGTCACTTCGCATAAAAGAATCTGCTAACTGAATGATTAAATGTTTGACATTGATAATATATGATATTTACAGGACAAGCACAGCACTATGGACAGCAGCAACTCAAGCAGAATGAACCAGActgattataacaataataacttgGATGAAGTTTTTTGTCtggaatgttttaaaatgctgatgAACAAGATTTCTCTGGTCTTCTTCTGCCTGACCTTGATCCTCGGTGTTCCTGGAAATGCATTTGTCGTGTATGTTGCTGGATTGAAGATGAAGAGGACTGTTAATACAGTATGGTTTCTCAATCTAGCGATTGCTGACCTCTTAGCGATCTGCTGCATTACCACTCTTTTCATCGTGACCGAGAGCGCTTTTGATCTCTCGCCGTACGCATCCGTACTGTGCAAGATTTTCCCCTTCATTATACTCATCAACATGTTTGCCAGCATTTTCACACTGAGCTTGATTAGTCTGGATCGGTTTACTCAGGTGATCACACCGGTTTGGGCTCACAATCATCGCAGCTTGTTCATCGCACGACTGTTCTGTGTATCGGCTTGGATTCTGGCTTCACTTCTCTGTGTGCCTTTTATGTTACATAAGACTTACACAGTAAATAACAAAACAGACTGCAATTATGCTGACGATTTTGAATTGTATAGAAGTTTTAGCATCATTAGATTTGTGATAGGCTTTTTGGTTCCTCTCATATGCATCACAACATGTTACGGATTCATCGCACACAAGTTAGGCAGGAGTCATTTTCACTCTGGACGAGCGTTTCGTATCATGTCTGCTGTAATCGTGGCCTTTTTTCTTTGCTGGCTGCCATATAACATAGTAGTTTTGTTATTAACGTACGGAGAGAAATCCAGTTCCTCTGTGGCTTGGGCAGTGTTTCCGTTGACCATCTCTTTGGCGTATTTCAACAGCTGTCTGAACCCCAttctgtatgttttcatgggGCAGGATTTTAAGAGCAATGTTAAACTTTCTCTAAGACGTGTTTTTGAAAGAGTTTTCTCTGAGGAGGGAACACAAGCATCACGGTCCACACAgcctcaacacacacactcagtgtagTGAAGATATCAGCTCATTTATACAGAggtttctgatttatttttattactattctaATAATGTtgttctaattattttttttgaaattcATCAACTCGAAATCAGCAAGTCATCTAACTCTTATTCATCATCCCTTGTGTTTCTCTCTGTATTGTTGATGTATTTTCAGTGATTGGTGATTTGTGAACTATCGTCAAAGCTTAACATCACAGTGATTGAATACTGATGCTTGATTAATTAATTCTATACATAATTCATGaagaagaaaatgtaatttaaagcttgtaattgtgaatataacaaaaacattatacatttataacataTAAATTGCCTTATCTCTGTGATTTAGTCATTTTGGTGTTTTTCTACTTTAGTGTTACGGAGTTTTGTAGTTGATTACTCAGAAGAAAAGTGCATGAtgtataaacattgttttaaatataaaatgcaaaaatttaaatgttatcaTTACTGTAATGTTCACTGAacctttaattaatttgtaattagaTTGTTTGGTTTTATTGAAAATGAGGACACGTTTGGAGGCTGCAACAAAACAACTTCCTCCTTTTCATCATGACAGGAAAGTGACAAGGAGACATGTGTTAAATTCAATGACATATAACAGATTTTAAGATTGCAAATACTTTGCTgtaaatatatatgaacatttcATCAGTAGTGACACACATTTACCTGCAATTACTAAAACCAGCAACTGCTAAGAAACTTAGGAAAAAGAGGAACTTCTTTTTTATTCAGGAGAAACTGGTAAATTAAATGTGAGATGACAGACTGAAAGGTCTGCATGCAAAATgcattatcaaataaaataaatgtgtaaatgttcatttttataaaactttCTGTAAAATTTCATAAAAGTGACCTGATTCTGGATCAGTGCAGAAGTAATActtttgtagtataaatagtgaGCAGTATATTCATATTCTTTTAATGGAGCTTGACAAGGAAAATATAAGTTTAAAATACTGAGAACCTACATGTGTTTGACCCATGTGATGCAAAGGATTTATGACATGCCTCATATGATGGCAAAATAGCAAATCATTATGTTTTTCTTAAAGAGGGACATTTTGTAAAACAGAGTTGAACAGAAAGTGAGAAACCATGACAAATTATGAATATTGTCTTTCTCAGAAAAAGCATAAATCATAACTCATTTAAGTTAAAGAATTATACTGATATATAATGTCAGGCATTCTTAGAAATTGCTTTAAAGAAGTATGTTTGGTTTAAAATCATTCAAGCGTCTAAACTCTCAAAATCTCTTGAAACCTCTGAGCTCTTCTTATTTGTTGCTCTCTCATGCTCTCGATCACGTGCTGTTTCTGAAACTGAAGCCTCTGGACCCACTCCTCACGTAACCTGAGAGAAAACATTGAGGATTTATTGTTGTGTGCACACATAGACTTTATATAATGATGATACAAGTGGTTTTGGAGAGTCTCATCTCAGCAAATATGTTTGAACCGTTAAACATTTGCTAATTAATTTGAAATCTAaattaccattcagaagtttggaataataaagattttttaaaggtttttgaaacaagtctcttctggtcatgaggctaaatttatttgattagaatacagaaaaaaaaaaaaaaactgtaaaatgtaatttatttctgtgattttcttcattcctccagtcttcagtgtcacatgatcttcagaaatcattctaatatgatgatttactaaTGATTTTAAACGTTATTATTGATGCACAAATGATAATACAtggttattattatcaatgctttttgaagaatatttgtttcaaatggaatattaaatgagattataaatgtctgtattttttttatcagtgtaaaCATGCATCcatgctgagaaaaaaaatacaaataaaataaaacttttgaatttttttaattggtttccacaaaaatatgaagtttTCAACAGTAGTTTTACAgcaaatcaaaatattagaataatgATTAGAAGTGTGTAATGtgtatttactatttatattgattaattgcatattcatattttataatttatcaatcaatcaatcaatcacctttatttatatagtgctttaaacaaaatacattgagtcaaagccactgaacaacattcatttggaaaacagtgtgtcaataatgcaaaatgatagttaaaggcagtttattatttaattcagtgatgtcatctctgttcagttaaatagtgtctgtgcatttatttgcaatcaagtcaacgatatcgctgtagttgaagtgaccccaactaagcaagccagaggcaacagcggcaaagaaccaaaactccatcggtgacagaatggagaaaaaaaccttgggagaaaccaggctcagttggggggccagttctcctctgaccagacgaaaccagtagttcaattccaggctgcagcaaactcagattgtgcagaagaatcatctgtttcctgtggtcttgtcctggtggtcctctgagacaaggcaTTTAcatgggatctgtatctgggctctagctgtcctggtctccgctgtctttcagggatgatatttatatattgatATCATTTATAACTAAATAACTGGAAGTGCTGTTAGTTATTGATTAGAAATATCTGgttaatcttttgaaatgtttcgtagaaataaacaaaattgtATAATGGAATATAGCagcatattatttaatattttttaaatgggctgcataaaaacaaaaccattttagttacttttttattagcCACTTCTATAAAGATGTACTTTGACACTACTGTAAATTCTGACTTACATGTAGCCCGGTTCAAAGTAGCTTCTCCAACATCGCTCAGATTTGGATCTGAGTATTAATAAACCGTTGGATTTGCTAcactaaaaactgctgggttgaaaacaaacCAATTTGGATtattttggcaacccagcacagggtcaaaaagggacgaacccaacgctgggttgttttggttattttatcATGTTTAAACCAGCCTGCTGGGtcgcttttttatggtttaaaattacattgtagggtttcaaaaaccagagaGGATGTTTCTTATCACTGTATTTTAGAAGGAgaactactgtatttaaaaaatgttcgaTTTCATTTCGCATTTAATGCTTGGTAAGgcagtgtttgtgagctcagcgctgCTTTGCAGCCGCTACCGGAGAAAAATTTTCCTCTCCcgtagtgatgcgcgggtcgtcTCATAACCCGGGTCGGGTTGGGGCAGGTTaagaaattggcactttattGCGGGTTAGGGCGGGTcactaaaaacaacaatttaaaaaatcaatttatggTACTGGAATGATTTGAtttgttcagtgaccatttcttcatattataCACAAATACGCCACAGCAAGTggcgaaaaagagtgtcttatgtgttatgGCTTAAGTAGACAAACgtatttacttgtgacaaaaactgatttggctttattaaagtgtgtgcatgttcgcattaaataaatagtctaaataagttgttcagatgaacaaagcgcAAGGTATTCttgcataattaaacattttaattgtttggtcagactgttcatatataatatattcacattaataaatcGTGGATTAAACGTGGTGTTATGTCCTGTatgctaaatattaaaacaagcgtatgtgcacctATAACtgtgctttgtatctgctgattgctgatcgagatctacatgcttggctcactgacccgGTATACTCTCATACGTTTCATTCACGAACAAGCTAtatatcagttcattcaactcgttcACAAACGGGAATATCGTAtttgttcactacattcaacaaatcacatgctccgtcacatcttgagtaactctttgacaggatgaaacagttcacagagctgttcacgagctgcgcatgcgctgctaataaCTCTGAGCTCGCgcactgctgtggagggaggaacttcagggaatgagaaatatgagtcagtggattacatGAACGAGAACGATTTGTTCACCTAAAATATTCGTTCACGAACAAACTATCACTAGTACAATTCCCTATatcctatattaaatatttggaatattttcacattttattgggTTCTTTGATGAGGTTACAAGCAGCAACGTAACTTcagtgatgtccccgatgcgcgggGCGGAGCGGGTAAAGAAATTgtactttatttgcggggcgggctggggcgggccaaataatttcagaaAAGTGGGACCCGCGGGTTGGAAAAAAAGCCGCCCCTCGCATCACTACtctatgtataaaaatatacgaaaacactattatacagtaaatgtacaattagttaggttctttaccaactattttggcatgacagtacacaaataaaccacaacattaatattgatattataacatttaacagacgcatgtgttaatgtgagcatgtgtatgaatgacagagtgtaaactcttataagagtcttataggtttggaatgacatgagggcaattaaatctttttttttttttgtgaacttttcctttaagagggaagacgaagaatgatgactctccaaatcagacaactccaaagttggtttgagttctgcaatcaacacagacatcaatggttttcatgaaatgagcacgtaccacaatgttgttgcatcaaagtgtgaagtaaaccggcaggagacaacagaaacatttattttctaaaaataacttacataaaatctcaaaagaatgatgctctcccatgtctctggcttttaacaacaaaaacaattattttactcttagcaaaaaaaaaagaaaataatttataacatgaaattatgaagtttacttgccttaaactatcTTTACCTCTCTTCTAAAGAAGCTGAGGAAACCACCacttcctcacacaagcagacgtCTGTGTAACTCcaaagttagtttgagttctgcaaagaaaaaAGGGACATCAATAGttaaaatatgaacatataatAACACTGTtgctgcatcaaaatgtgaagtgaagtctcaaaagaatgaagttatcttgtctctggatttcaacatctacaaaaccaaacattattttagtcgtagtaaaaataaagataacttgatgttattctgaagtttactctccttaaacccgtctgtccctctcttctgAAGAAGCTCCTCCTCAcagtctgtgactcctcacacaaacagcttctgtgtctttaactcttagcgcgaggacaatgaagacacgagctcaacaagtctgaaacattacatgtaaaatatacttttaacagttaccacttcaacagcgtcaaaataattatgctagtctttactacacaatgccgtttcctttaggagactaacatacattcattttaaccacaaaaaacataacaaattaacatgagaGTAACCGTAACCATAACCGTCTTTTAACACCTCAAAAAGTGCAGATAATTTACGCAATCATAGGCCACGCCCACAATCCAAGATGGCAGCAtgtcctttgtttgtttgtttgttaggaGTTTGTAtctgttttgatgtttttaaaggATATTTATAACATATTATTATCTTTTTGAACACAGCAGTCAGTATTTTATGGATTGTTTGACAAACAAATGTGGATTGTGGATGTTCCTGAAATTGGAAGATTACATCCCCTAGGGCTAACAGGCCTGGGCCTGAGCCTGAGCCTGAGCCTGAGCCTGCTTCAGCCTCTTGCAGCTAACCGTCCTGGACCTGAGCCTGCTACAGTCTTCTGCAGTTAACCAGCCTGGAGTATCTGAGTATCCCAAACTGAGGTCTGTGGTATTCACTTTTCTTAGTGCTAAAAGTTTAGTATAATGGCCTTATTTACTATTCTTATATGCCTATTGGGCATTTGGTATCTTGGAGTTAGCAACTGTTCCTGGACAGATTGGGGGAGAGCTTCAGACAGTCACctcaatttgaaaaatgtttgttaCAGGGGCACTTGCTCTATACCTTTTATAAAACCAGAGCAACTACCGATTCAATTGGACATAAACTTTTTGCCAGCTCTGCCCAGATACCTACCTAAAATTCAATGCATTTTAgctttgtacagtattgttcaaaataatagcagtacaatgtgactaaccagaataatcaaggtttttcgtatatttttttattgctacgtggcaaacaagttaccagtagattcagtagattctcagaaaacaaatgagacccagcattcatgatatgcacgctcttaaggctgtgcaattgggcaattagttgaaaggggtgtgttcaaaaaaatagcagtgtggcattcaatcactgaggtcatcaattttgtgaagaaacaggtgtgaatcaggtggcccctatttaaggatgaagccaacacttgttgaacatgcatttgaaagctgaggaaaatgggtcgttcaagacattgttcagaagaacagcgtactttgattaaaaagttgattagagaggggaaaacctataaagaggtgcaaaaaatgataggctgaaatgatctccaatgccttaaaatggagagcaaaaccagagagacgtggaagaaaacggaagacaaccatcaaaatggatagaagaataaccagaatggcaaaggctcagccaatgatcacctccaggatgatcaaagacagtctggagttacctgtaagtactgtgacagttagaagacgtctgtgtgaagctaatctattttcaagaatcccccgcaaagtccctctgttaaaaaaaaggcatgtgcagaagaggttacaatttgccatagaacacatcaactggcctaaagagaaatggaggaacattttgtggactgatgagagtaaaattgttctttttgggtccaagggccacaggcagtttgtgagacgacccccaaactctgaattcaagccacagtacacagtg belongs to Carassius gibelio isolate Cgi1373 ecotype wild population from Czech Republic chromosome B10, carGib1.2-hapl.c, whole genome shotgun sequence and includes:
- the LOC127966144 gene encoding C3a anaphylatoxin chemotactic receptor-like → MLMNKISLVFFCLTLILGVPGNAFVVYVAGLKMKRTVNTVWFLNLAIADLLAICCITTLFIVTESAFDLSPYASVLCKIFPFIILINMFASIFTLSLISLDRFTQVITPVWAHNHRSLFIARLFCVSAWILASLLCVPFMLHKTYTVNNKTDCNYADDFELYRSFSIIRFVIGFLVPLICITTCYGFIAHKLGRSHFHSGRAFRIMSAVIVAFFLCWLPYNIVVLLLTYGEKSSSSVAWAVFPLTISLAYFNSCLNPILYVFMGQDFKSNVKLSLRRVFERVFSEEGTQASRSTQPQHTHSV